One Lysinibacillus sp. OF-1 DNA segment encodes these proteins:
- a CDS encoding sensor histidine kinase — MGWKLFLRDYASFIVFQLLLVGFIMVIYMLDGFRNIDTAIYSFCISLVLLASFLLVRYLMRQRYLMKITHLPTAMEDVLQKNAKTPEAMQTEKYMHELYRLYQHELHALYASQKRHDQFMNQWVHQMKTPISVIELLLQDDRPLDKKNVQEEIDRLRRGLDMVLVNARLENFEDDMQVEQVALKAIVTATVNENKRLFITKRVFPEIHIEDDLIVASDSKWLRFILGQFITNAVKYTFESNKKIVISAIEKDDYVQLAICDEGIGIPASDLSRVTKAFFTGENGRKTGESTGMGLYLAKEICEKLGHELAITSEVGKGTIVTVTFTN, encoded by the coding sequence GTGGGCTGGAAATTATTCTTACGTGACTATGCATCATTTATTGTGTTCCAGCTCTTATTAGTTGGCTTCATTATGGTCATTTATATGCTAGATGGCTTTCGAAATATTGATACAGCTATTTATTCCTTCTGTATTAGCCTTGTCTTATTAGCTTCATTTTTACTTGTGCGTTATTTAATGCGCCAACGTTATTTGATGAAAATCACTCATCTCCCAACAGCAATGGAGGATGTGCTACAAAAAAACGCAAAAACGCCAGAAGCTATGCAAACCGAAAAGTACATGCACGAGTTGTATCGCCTTTATCAGCATGAGCTGCATGCGCTATATGCAAGTCAAAAAAGACATGATCAGTTTATGAACCAATGGGTGCATCAAATGAAAACACCTATTTCAGTCATTGAATTATTATTACAGGATGACCGACCTCTGGATAAAAAGAACGTACAGGAGGAAATTGATCGTTTACGTAGAGGCTTGGACATGGTGCTTGTTAATGCACGTTTAGAAAATTTTGAGGATGATATGCAAGTGGAACAGGTTGCGTTGAAAGCAATTGTCACTGCAACTGTTAATGAAAATAAACGTTTATTTATTACGAAAAGAGTTTTCCCAGAAATTCATATTGAGGATGATCTTATTGTTGCCAGTGATTCGAAATGGCTTCGCTTCATTCTTGGCCAATTTATTACAAATGCGGTGAAATACACGTTTGAAAGCAATAAAAAAATTGTGATTTCTGCCATTGAAAAGGATGACTATGTACAGCTAGCCATTTGCGATGAGGGAATTGGGATTCCAGCTTCTGATCTTTCACGTGTTACGAAAGCCTTTTTTACTGGTGAAAATGGGCGGAAAACAGGAGAATCTACTGGGATGGGCCTTTATTTAGCCAAAGAAATCTGTGAAAAGCTAGGACATGAATTGGCTATTACATCAGAGGTAGGAAAAGGGACAATTGTGACAGTGACATTTACAAATTAG
- a CDS encoding fatty acid--CoA ligase family protein has product MNLVSRVRQQATEQPEKVAYHFMGKDTTYGEFEHTVGRFAKGLQDLGVEKGDHVAFLLGNTPHYLIALYATMRLGATAIPVNPIYTPDEISYILHNGDVKAVIALDALLPLVEKGVRAFPQVSTFIVCETTPDIAEKMAALSPQAQEKTHLFTQVIATAAESLEPVEVADNDNAIILYTSGTTGSPKGAMLTHGNVYSNARDVAHYLGIKADDRVIATLPVFHVFALTVVVNAPLLSGATVLLTPRFSPTEIFALAREQKATVFAGVPTMYNFLYQLPEGDPEDFSTIRLAISGGASLPVALLHNFEQKFNVRVSEGYGLSEASPVTCFNPLDRDRKAGSIGTSISNVENRVVDVNGQEVPVGEVGELIVRGPNVMKGYYKMPEETAMAIRDGWLYTGDLARVDEEGYFYIVDRKKDMIIVGGFNVYPREVEEVLFAHNNIVEAAVVGFPDPNLGEAVHAYVVLKEVAATTTEDLLSYCAKHMVKYKVPKMIEILDELPKNTTGKILRRSLKEKV; this is encoded by the coding sequence TTGAATTTAGTTTCACGTGTTCGCCAACAGGCAACAGAGCAGCCGGAAAAAGTTGCGTATCATTTTATGGGGAAAGATACAACTTACGGGGAATTTGAGCATACAGTTGGTCGTTTTGCAAAGGGATTACAAGATTTAGGTGTTGAAAAAGGGGACCATGTGGCGTTTTTACTCGGCAATACGCCACACTATTTAATTGCCTTGTATGCAACAATGCGTTTAGGGGCAACAGCAATACCAGTTAACCCAATCTATACACCAGATGAAATTTCTTATATTTTGCATAACGGGGATGTAAAAGCAGTCATTGCACTCGACGCTTTGCTTCCATTAGTTGAAAAGGGTGTACGAGCATTTCCACAAGTAAGCACATTTATAGTTTGTGAAACCACGCCAGATATAGCGGAAAAAATGGCAGCGTTATCACCGCAAGCACAAGAAAAAACGCATTTATTTACACAGGTCATTGCCACTGCTGCTGAATCTTTAGAGCCTGTGGAAGTTGCAGATAATGACAATGCTATTATTTTATACACTTCAGGAACTACAGGTAGTCCAAAGGGTGCTATGCTGACACATGGCAATGTGTATTCAAATGCTCGTGATGTTGCCCATTATTTAGGAATCAAGGCAGATGATCGCGTCATTGCTACATTACCAGTGTTTCATGTATTTGCCTTAACCGTTGTGGTCAATGCGCCTTTATTAAGCGGAGCAACAGTTTTACTTACACCTCGCTTTAGCCCTACTGAAATTTTTGCTTTAGCGAGAGAGCAAAAAGCAACGGTATTTGCTGGTGTTCCAACCATGTATAATTTCTTGTATCAATTACCTGAAGGTGATCCTGAAGATTTCTCGACAATACGTTTGGCCATTTCAGGTGGGGCATCTTTACCTGTTGCACTCTTACATAATTTCGAACAGAAATTTAATGTGCGTGTGTCAGAGGGATACGGCTTATCGGAAGCTTCGCCTGTTACATGCTTTAATCCACTTGATCGTGATCGAAAAGCTGGCTCTATCGGTACATCGATAAGCAATGTGGAGAATAGAGTGGTTGATGTGAACGGTCAGGAAGTACCTGTTGGCGAAGTTGGCGAGCTGATTGTACGTGGCCCTAATGTGATGAAGGGTTACTATAAAATGCCTGAAGAAACGGCCATGGCCATTCGCGACGGCTGGCTCTATACAGGGGATTTAGCTAGGGTAGATGAAGAAGGCTATTTTTACATTGTCGATCGCAAAAAAGATATGATTATTGTAGGTGGCTTTAATGTTTATCCTCGTGAGGTTGAGGAAGTGCTGTTTGCCCATAATAATATTGTAGAGGCGGCGGTGGTAGGCTTTCCAGATCCTAACTTAGGGGAAGCTGTACATGCATATGTTGTGTTAAAAGAAGTAGCAGCCACTACGACAGAAGATCTGCTATCTTATTGTGCCAAGCATATGGTGAAATACAAGGTGCCAAAGATGATTGAGATACTGGATGAACTTCCGAAAAACACGACAGGGAAAATATTACGACGTTCATTAAAAGAAAAAGTTTAA
- a CDS encoding lipoate--protein ligase: protein MIFVDNKGIHDPRINLAIEEYLLKTMDVEKEPVLLFYINQPSIIIGKNQNTVEEINTDYVEDNGIIVVRRLSGGGAVYHDLGNLNFSFITNDDGNSFMNYKKFTQPVVDALAKMGVNAELSGRNDILAEGRKVSGNAQFSTKGRMFSHGTLMFDTEIDAVVSALKVKKDKIESKGIKSIRSRVANISEFLKEQMTVEEFRLEVLKSIFGGEENIRYYELTEEDWANIHKLSAERYQTWEWNFGKSPRFNIQKTHRFPTGGIDIRLEVNHGVIEEAHIFGDFFGVGDMADIEQLLVGTNYDRAAIAKALADIDIPTYFGGISTEDFLQLIY, encoded by the coding sequence ATGATTTTCGTTGATAATAAAGGGATCCATGATCCACGTATTAACCTTGCTATTGAGGAGTATTTATTAAAAACAATGGACGTTGAGAAAGAGCCAGTGCTTCTTTTTTATATTAACCAACCGTCCATTATTATCGGTAAAAACCAAAATACAGTTGAAGAAATCAATACAGACTACGTAGAGGACAATGGCATTATTGTTGTGCGTCGTTTATCAGGTGGTGGTGCTGTCTATCATGATTTAGGGAATCTTAACTTCAGCTTTATTACAAATGATGATGGTAATAGCTTTATGAATTATAAAAAATTCACACAGCCAGTAGTAGATGCTCTAGCTAAAATGGGTGTCAATGCTGAGCTTTCAGGGCGTAATGATATTCTAGCAGAAGGGCGAAAGGTTTCTGGAAATGCTCAGTTCTCTACAAAAGGACGTATGTTCAGTCACGGCACATTAATGTTTGATACAGAAATTGATGCAGTAGTGTCAGCTTTGAAAGTCAAAAAAGATAAGATTGAATCAAAAGGTATCAAATCCATCCGTTCACGAGTAGCAAATATTTCGGAGTTTTTAAAAGAACAAATGACAGTAGAAGAATTCCGTCTTGAAGTTTTGAAATCCATTTTCGGTGGAGAAGAAAATATTCGCTATTATGAGTTAACAGAGGAAGATTGGGCAAATATACACAAGTTATCCGCAGAGCGTTATCAAACATGGGAGTGGAATTTTGGGAAATCACCACGCTTTAATATTCAAAAAACACATCGTTTCCCAACAGGTGGCATTGATATCCGCCTAGAAGTTAATCATGGTGTGATTGAAGAGGCACATATTTTTGGTGACTTCTTTGGTGTAGGGGATATGGCTGATATAGAACAGCTTTTAGTTGGGACAAACTATGATAGAGCTGCCATTGCTAAGGCATTAGCAGATATCGATATTCCTACATATTTTGGTGGAATTTCAACTGAGGACTTTTTACAATTAATTTATTAA
- a CDS encoding VTT domain-containing protein — protein MLELIKELISFIVHIDVHLEEIIRDFGNWSYLILFAIVFVETGVVIFPFLPGDSLLFASGTLAAAMGAFDMWILIPVFLAAAILGDTMNYHIGHKVGTSIPPKSLLGRVVKKERMEAAEKFFNTHGGKTIVIARFMPFIRTFIPFVAGASKMKYSYFLFYNIFGAILWVFSCTLLGYFFGNIPIIKDNFSVVLILIIFISVVPAVIGAIKSRVGK, from the coding sequence ATGTTAGAACTCATTAAGGAGTTAATAAGCTTTATTGTGCATATCGATGTGCATTTAGAAGAAATTATTCGTGATTTTGGCAATTGGAGTTATCTGATTTTATTTGCGATTGTTTTTGTAGAGACAGGCGTTGTCATTTTCCCATTCCTACCTGGTGATTCATTGCTATTTGCAAGTGGAACATTAGCAGCTGCAATGGGTGCCTTTGATATGTGGATTTTAATTCCTGTATTTTTAGCAGCAGCTATTTTAGGAGATACGATGAACTATCATATTGGTCATAAGGTAGGAACATCAATCCCTCCAAAGAGCCTCCTCGGAAGAGTTGTTAAAAAAGAACGTATGGAGGCAGCTGAAAAATTCTTTAATACACATGGTGGGAAAACGATTGTTATAGCTCGTTTCATGCCATTTATTCGTACATTTATCCCGTTTGTGGCGGGTGCAAGTAAAATGAAATATAGCTATTTCTTATTTTATAATATCTTTGGTGCAATATTATGGGTATTCAGCTGTACATTACTAGGTTATTTCTTTGGTAATATTCCTATTATTAAAGATAACTTCTCGGTTGTCCTTATTTTGATTATCTTTATATCAGTTGTGCCTGCAGTTATTGGTGCTATCAAATCTAGAGTAGGTAAATAA
- a CDS encoding FtsX-like permease family protein: MTFRQFAYRNVVRNSRIYGAFFMASFFSVAVFFIYSMLMFHPDIERGILGEVSLIGMVGAEIVLVLFTLFFLYYSMSAFLEARSHEFAILLHLGMEKRQMNRLVFLETMIIGSGSIIVGIVFGFSFSKFFFMIVREILHLDELPLYVSWQPFLLTIGVFTSAFVVISFISVYFTRERKLRDLIKGSDYVNSLTTYSKIRAIYGIALILTTYILAFVVGHTAFIWLTLLIPFSATFGTYYFFSDSVPCFLDLARGKRKFHWQRYRLLSLAEQTHIMMDNVKMFFVVTMVSTLAFLSVGVLATMSSYTTQYDRLNPLGLVYKGDVDNPFEREHINSLRLQLEEKGLSYQLSRFIVVKQTSSFTRNEVEVFRESDMNVLLSSYSYPLLNLGAGEAVFIPYSEDSLKKLKNRIVHTVLEENNIPITIDSVYPKIVFPGSIVSVNSIVISDEDFAKLIHPISDQDIIQPSYHLFTFVIPQWMETKDIGRAIDHLESNLYFLKKDKFSPFYFENAGLNYSYILATYSLFTLVGVLVATVFLLAAGSFIYFKLHTSLEREKRKFDVLKRMGLTDAELKKLVNRHLFPQFFLPWGVAMMHSAFAFLMVQGILRDIANISIVKEVFFAFGFFVLIQVVYFYLIRWRYISHIRS; the protein is encoded by the coding sequence GTGACCTTTCGACAATTCGCTTACCGTAATGTCGTGCGGAACAGCCGGATATATGGTGCCTTTTTCATGGCAAGCTTTTTTTCTGTGGCTGTATTTTTTATCTATTCAATGCTAATGTTTCATCCTGATATTGAGCGCGGGATATTAGGAGAGGTATCACTTATCGGGATGGTGGGTGCTGAAATTGTTCTCGTCCTCTTTACATTATTCTTTTTGTATTATTCCATGAGTGCCTTTTTAGAGGCAAGATCCCATGAATTCGCCATTTTATTGCATTTAGGAATGGAAAAGCGCCAGATGAATAGACTTGTCTTTTTAGAGACAATGATTATTGGGTCAGGCTCTATTATTGTAGGTATCGTGTTTGGCTTCTCGTTTTCAAAATTCTTTTTTATGATCGTACGAGAAATTTTGCATTTAGATGAATTACCATTATATGTTTCCTGGCAGCCGTTTTTACTAACAATTGGTGTTTTTACAAGTGCGTTTGTCGTCATTTCATTTATTAGTGTGTATTTTACACGAGAGAGAAAATTACGAGATCTTATTAAAGGCAGTGATTATGTAAATAGCTTAACAACCTATTCCAAAATCCGAGCTATTTACGGTATTGCTTTAATTTTAACGACGTATATTTTAGCGTTTGTTGTAGGACATACGGCATTCATCTGGCTAACTTTATTAATACCATTTTCAGCAACATTCGGCACATATTATTTTTTCAGTGATTCCGTCCCGTGCTTTTTAGATTTAGCACGTGGAAAACGCAAGTTTCATTGGCAACGTTACCGTCTTCTCTCACTAGCTGAACAAACCCATATTATGATGGATAATGTGAAAATGTTTTTCGTTGTTACGATGGTATCAACACTTGCCTTTTTGTCTGTGGGCGTTTTAGCTACTATGTCCTCCTATACAACTCAATATGATCGCTTAAATCCATTAGGGCTGGTTTATAAAGGAGATGTGGATAATCCATTTGAGCGAGAGCATATCAATTCATTGCGACTGCAATTAGAGGAGAAAGGTTTATCTTATCAGCTGTCCCGTTTTATTGTAGTGAAGCAAACCTCTTCTTTCACTCGAAATGAAGTGGAGGTATTTCGAGAGTCCGATATGAATGTTTTGCTTTCTTCGTATAGTTATCCATTACTGAACCTGGGAGCTGGTGAGGCAGTATTTATCCCTTATTCAGAGGATTCGTTAAAAAAATTAAAAAATAGAATTGTGCACACCGTTTTAGAAGAGAATAATATTCCGATTACCATCGATAGTGTCTATCCAAAAATAGTGTTTCCAGGTTCAATTGTAAGTGTCAATTCAATTGTCATTAGTGATGAGGACTTCGCAAAGCTGATTCATCCGATCTCTGATCAAGATATTATTCAACCTAGTTATCATCTATTTACATTCGTTATACCACAATGGATGGAAACAAAAGATATCGGGAGGGCTATAGACCATCTAGAATCCAATTTATATTTTCTTAAAAAGGATAAATTTAGTCCATTTTACTTTGAAAATGCAGGATTAAATTATTCTTATATACTAGCTACCTACTCATTATTTACTTTAGTAGGTGTATTGGTTGCCACTGTATTTTTACTTGCGGCTGGGAGCTTTATCTATTTTAAATTGCATACATCACTTGAACGTGAAAAGCGTAAATTTGATGTGTTAAAGCGCATGGGCTTAACTGATGCGGAGCTGAAAAAGCTTGTTAATCGTCATTTATTTCCTCAATTCTTTTTGCCTTGGGGTGTTGCAATGATGCATAGTGCCTTTGCTTTTCTAATGGTACAAGGTATTTTGAGAGACATAGCAAATATTTCGATTGTAAAAGAAGTATTCTTTGCTTTTGGCTTCTTTGTGTTAATACAAGTAGTCTACTTTTATTTAATTCGTTGGCGTTACATCTCACATATCCGCTCATGA
- a CDS encoding EAL and HDOD domain-containing protein — translation MEVFIGRQPIFNLHEQVVAYELLYRGKNVNAFPMVDSDAATIDVLVNSFLSIGFEEVTKGKPGFVNFTENLLMSSIHEFLNPSQVVIEILEDVPLTPQLVERVIELKKHGFQIALDDFIMDEHVEIYDELFEQIDYIKVDFLASSIVKRMEIEVKVKDKFPNIQLLAEKVETRHQFEVAKSSGYVLFQGYFFEQPQIIRATDIPANTIQYIHIISLLKEEEPNIQLLAENIERDISLTYKLLQMINNSSKRSKSKVRSIKQAIVLLGVSNLRKWIYLLAMREIDIDANSDLFKEVLCTSLFRAKVCEKLAKLSYKKNFSEYFLVGMFSLIDTLLQRPIEVILQQLPFSEDITSTILGIETDMTPYLEFSIALGKLDWPRLEELATQLNIPLVDIDHLYYEAMEWAEKSF, via the coding sequence ATGGAAGTATTTATTGGCAGACAGCCTATTTTTAATCTTCATGAGCAGGTAGTTGCTTATGAATTATTATATCGTGGCAAAAACGTCAATGCCTTTCCAATGGTCGATTCAGATGCAGCAACGATTGACGTACTTGTGAACTCATTTCTTTCAATTGGTTTTGAAGAGGTAACAAAAGGTAAACCGGGTTTTGTTAATTTTACTGAAAACTTATTGATGAGCTCCATTCATGAATTTTTAAATCCTTCACAGGTTGTGATTGAGATACTAGAAGATGTTCCACTTACTCCTCAGTTAGTGGAACGTGTAATTGAGCTAAAAAAACATGGGTTCCAAATTGCTTTAGACGATTTTATTATGGATGAGCATGTGGAAATTTATGATGAATTATTTGAGCAGATTGATTATATTAAGGTTGATTTTTTAGCATCATCTATCGTTAAACGAATGGAAATTGAAGTTAAAGTAAAGGATAAGTTTCCAAACATTCAATTACTCGCTGAGAAAGTAGAAACGCGTCATCAGTTTGAAGTAGCTAAATCTTCTGGCTATGTGTTATTTCAAGGTTATTTTTTTGAACAACCTCAAATAATACGAGCAACAGACATTCCAGCGAATACAATTCAATATATTCACATCATCTCTTTATTAAAAGAAGAAGAGCCAAATATCCAATTATTAGCGGAAAATATCGAACGTGATATTTCATTGACGTATAAATTATTACAAATGATTAATAATTCATCTAAACGATCTAAATCGAAGGTACGCTCCATTAAACAAGCCATTGTGTTACTGGGCGTATCAAATTTACGAAAATGGATCTATTTATTGGCCATGCGAGAAATCGATATAGACGCCAATTCTGATCTTTTTAAAGAAGTGCTGTGTACATCTTTATTCCGAGCAAAGGTTTGTGAAAAGCTAGCGAAGCTTTCTTACAAAAAGAATTTCTCAGAATATTTCTTAGTAGGCATGTTTTCACTCATTGATACGTTGCTTCAAAGACCTATAGAGGTCATTTTACAACAATTACCGTTCTCAGAGGATATTACGAGCACCATTTTGGGCATTGAAACGGATATGACACCCTATCTAGAGTTTAGTATCGCACTAGGGAAGTTAGATTGGCCACGTCTAGAAGAGCTAGCGACACAGTTGAATATTCCACTAGTTGATATTGATCATTTATATTATGAAGCCATGGAATGGGCTGAAAAATCATTTTAA
- a CDS encoding response regulator transcription factor, translated as MEKHRIFIVEDDVKIASLLAETLRKYQYEVATIQEFDHLIEEFTAFNPHMVLLDINLPAYDGYYWCRQLRQLTTCPIIFISARSGEMDQIFALENGGDDFITKPFNYEIVLAKIRSHLRRTYGEYAARQEERTIKQGQLVLHLERMELHKNDLEIPLQKKECIILELLMGNAPKVVTREQLLEELWDDQAFVDENTLNVNMTRVRKKLADYHIASTIETVRGAGYRFILSAGEL; from the coding sequence ATGGAAAAGCATCGAATATTCATAGTAGAAGATGATGTCAAGATTGCATCATTACTAGCGGAAACGCTTAGAAAATATCAATACGAAGTTGCAACAATTCAAGAATTTGATCATCTCATCGAAGAATTTACAGCATTTAATCCACATATGGTGCTGCTTGATATAAATTTACCTGCTTATGACGGCTATTATTGGTGTCGCCAGCTACGCCAGCTTACAACATGCCCGATTATTTTCATTTCTGCTCGCTCTGGGGAAATGGACCAAATTTTTGCGCTTGAAAATGGGGGCGACGATTTCATTACAAAGCCATTTAACTATGAAATTGTTTTGGCTAAAATCCGTAGTCATCTACGCCGTACATATGGTGAGTATGCAGCAAGGCAAGAGGAACGGACAATCAAGCAAGGACAGCTTGTACTTCATTTAGAAAGAATGGAGCTACATAAAAATGATTTAGAAATTCCACTTCAGAAAAAAGAATGCATCATTTTAGAGCTGCTTATGGGAAATGCACCGAAAGTCGTGACGCGTGAACAGCTACTAGAGGAGCTCTGGGACGATCAGGCATTTGTCGATGAGAACACGTTGAATGTTAATATGACGCGCGTACGAAAAAAGTTAGCAGATTATCACATAGCATCAACAATTGAAACTGTACGTGGTGCGGGCTATCGGTTCATATTAAGCGCAGGTGAGCTATAG
- a CDS encoding ABC transporter ATP-binding protein produces MPILQIKDVTKVYEGKVTHRALNQLSFDVEEGEFLAVMGPSGSGKTTLLNIISTIDEPTSGEIILDGMNPHKLNATELAYFRRRQLGFVFQDFNLLHMLTVEENIVLPLTLDQQPLEVMEERLASIVEKLDLTSFLHRRPNEISGGQAQRTAIGRALIHNPSLILADEPTGNLDSNSSRDVLELLTKVNQDKQTTIVMVTHDPIAASYCDRVLFIKDGEFFNEIYRDDRRQMFFQRILNVLSLLGGGQVGDLSTIRLP; encoded by the coding sequence ATGCCTATTTTACAAATTAAAGATGTGACAAAAGTATATGAAGGTAAAGTGACACATAGGGCATTAAATCAGTTGAGCTTTGATGTAGAAGAAGGGGAGTTTTTAGCTGTTATGGGACCTTCCGGAAGTGGCAAAACGACCTTGCTGAATATTATCTCGACAATTGATGAGCCTACTAGCGGTGAAATCATACTGGATGGCATGAATCCACATAAATTAAATGCAACTGAGCTTGCTTACTTCAGAAGAAGACAGCTCGGTTTTGTGTTTCAGGATTTCAATCTTTTGCACATGCTAACGGTCGAGGAAAATATCGTGCTGCCACTAACATTAGACCAACAGCCTTTAGAAGTAATGGAGGAACGTCTAGCTAGTATTGTAGAAAAGCTCGACTTAACTTCTTTCCTTCATAGACGTCCAAATGAAATATCTGGTGGACAGGCACAAAGAACGGCTATTGGTCGAGCACTTATCCATAATCCGAGTCTGATTTTAGCGGATGAGCCTACGGGTAATTTAGATTCTAATTCTTCACGTGATGTGCTCGAACTGCTAACAAAAGTCAATCAGGATAAACAAACGACGATTGTAATGGTCACACATGATCCGATTGCAGCTAGCTATTGTGATCGGGTGTTGTTCATTAAAGACGGTGAATTTTTCAATGAAATTTATCGAGATGATCGTCGTCAAATGTTTTTCCAACGTATATTAAATGTTTTGAGCTTACTAGGAGGAGGGCAAGTAGGTGACCTTTCGACAATTCGCTTACCGTAA
- the yhfH gene encoding protein YhfH, translated as MLENVVEFFKNLPAKQCTECGEKMEEQSECYSNTCEKCNHL; from the coding sequence ATGTTAGAAAACGTAGTTGAATTTTTCAAGAATTTACCTGCAAAGCAATGTACTGAGTGCGGTGAAAAAATGGAAGAACAAAGCGAATGCTACAGCAACACTTGTGAAAAATGTAACCACCTATAA